In Desertibacillus haloalkaliphilus, the genomic stretch GTTAATCCGTTATAGAATCCTTCATTCGCTAGCTTTTCAAAATTTTCAACGTGACCTGGTGCAGCTTCTGGGTAAAATTCAATAACAAGCTTTTCACCATTTTCAAATGAAATAGAACCTTTTTTCATATGTATAGCCTCCAATTTGATTTAGATTCACT encodes the following:
- a CDS encoding peptidylprolyl isomerase, translating into MKKGSISFENGEKLVIEFYPEAAPGHVENFEKLANEGFYNGLT